The window CACAGCTGCCAGGCACCCGACCAGTCGCCGCCGGCGATCAGGTCGAACTCCTGCTGAGCGACGTCGAGTGCTTCGGCGACGTTGACCTGGATCGGCTCGCGGGTCTCGGTCGGCGTGTCGACGCCCGGGACCGACGGGGTGCCGGGGGACCCTGACGGGGGCGGGGTGCAGGCGGCGATGAGTGTCAGGGCGGCCACCCCGACGAGTACGCTCGCGGTAGAGCGGCGCATGACCGTTCCTCCTCTCGGTGCGCCTCCGGCAGGGGACGGCTTGGGAGCGCTACCAGAGGTCAATCTGGCAGCTTAGGCCCAGCATCAACTTTTGTCGATCACCTGCGGGTGGTCGGAGCGGTGCTGTGTATCAGGTGTGTGAAACCTTGTGAACAAGTTGCGCTGGTGGCCTCGGCCTTTTGGCTGCTCTACCCCGCCACATGCCGAGAAAGTCACGGTGAACTGGTTTCACCTCTTGTTCACGAACGTTCAGCCTGATAGAACACGGAGGTGGTGCGCCGTACTTCGCGGCCCGCTCGCCGCTCCACCCGCTACCTGAACGCACAGCTACCTGAATGCAAGGTCACCCTCGCCGTTCACGACGGAGGACTTCTCCCATGGCTGGTACCTCTCCGCGGGGCGGATCCGCCCCGCCCGCCCTCTCCCGCCGGTCGGTGCTCCAGCTCGGGGGCATCGGCGCGTTCCTGTTCGCCACCGGCGCCTGTGCCTCCGGCTCGGGCACCGACGGATCCGACGACGCCTCCCCGGGCGCCTCCGCCGACACCCTGCGGATCGCCGTCTCCAGCTACCTGAGCAGCTGGGACCAGGACTTCGTCGGCTTCGACCCGGTCGCGCTCATGCTGTACAAGAACGTCTTCCCGTACATGATCGACTACGGGGTGACCGAGGTCGACGGCTCCCGGATCCTCGACACCGAGAACGTCATGGCGACCTTCGCCGAGTCGTTCGAGCCGAACGCCGACCAGACCGTCTGGACCCTCAAGCTGCGCCAGGGCGTCACCTTCGCCAGCGGCAACGAGATGACCGCCGCCGACGTCAAGTGGTCCAAGGACCGGGCGTTCGCCGCCCAGGCCAACGTCGCCGGCATCTACCGGACCATCGGCCTGACCGAACCGGACCAGGTCACCGTGGTCGACGACTACACCGTCCAGTTCACCCAGGCGTTCCCCAGCGCGCTGACCCGGCAGATCCAGGCGATCTCGCTGTACGTCTTCGACTCCGAAGAGGCGAAGAAGCACGCCACCGACGCCGACCCGTGGGCCGCCGAGTGGTTCGCCAACAATGCCCCGACCGGCGGCTACTTCAACGTCGAGCGGGCCGTGCAGGGCCAGGAGATCGTGCTCGCCGCCAACGAGCAGTACCCCGGGCCGGACCCGGCGCAGACCAAGACCATCCGGATCTCCGTGGTCCCGGCCGCCGCCAACCAGCGACTCCAGCTGGAGGCCGGCGACATCGACGTGGCGTTGGGCATCGGCCAACGTGACATCGCGGATCTGAAGAACACCGACGGCGTCAAGGTCATCTCTGCGGCCAGCAACGAGCAGGTCGCCATCCAGATGTCGGTGACCACCGCGCCGTTCGACAACGTCGACGTCCGCAAGGCCCTCGCCCACGCGGTGCCGTACGACCAGATCATCAACAACGTGTACGGCGGCGACGCCCGCCCGACGAAGAGCCTGGTGCCGCTGGACATGCCCGGCTACGACGAGCGCGGCTACCCGTACGGCTACGACCCGGACGCCGCCCGCGCCGCGCTCGCCGCCGCCGGGGTCGACCAGATCAGCTCCGAGCTGGTCTACGCCACCGACAACGACACCCAGCAGCAGATCGCGGTCCTGGTGCAGAGCGA is drawn from Micromonospora sp. Llam0 and contains these coding sequences:
- a CDS encoding ABC transporter substrate-binding protein, with amino-acid sequence MAGTSPRGGSAPPALSRRSVLQLGGIGAFLFATGACASGSGTDGSDDASPGASADTLRIAVSSYLSSWDQDFVGFDPVALMLYKNVFPYMIDYGVTEVDGSRILDTENVMATFAESFEPNADQTVWTLKLRQGVTFASGNEMTAADVKWSKDRAFAAQANVAGIYRTIGLTEPDQVTVVDDYTVQFTQAFPSALTRQIQAISLYVFDSEEAKKHATDADPWAAEWFANNAPTGGYFNVERAVQGQEIVLAANEQYPGPDPAQTKTIRISVVPAAANQRLQLEAGDIDVALGIGQRDIADLKNTDGVKVISAASNEQVAIQMSVTTAPFDNVDVRKALAHAVPYDQIINNVYGGDARPTKSLVPLDMPGYDERGYPYGYDPDAARAALAAAGVDQISSELVYATDNDTQQQIAVLVQSEARKVGIELELVPLDPATLAERRQQKNIPLQITAGQLWVNDVEYMLATSFVEGANLNYSNYVNPELEEIYERSHTVVDPAERNELWLRVQEILAADVPWVILCQPNFNLPVREAVSGWVQPMDGLARLRYLSASA